In Edaphobacter dinghuensis, a genomic segment contains:
- a CDS encoding 2-oxoglutarate dehydrogenase E1 component, which yields MATKAGVVTPPPASAVEPQDRETVFDIFRRWGYLQASLDPLGQYLPPEPFPTPAPEGEAAATARGFYCGTIAAEFMHIPSPEQRQWLQERMEQTPPAADQKLILTQLIRAEIFEQVIQSRYLGTKRFSLEGLTALIPFLDRVLAVSADLGVSKSVMGMSHRGRLNVMTNTIGRKAAEIFTKFEDVDPRSTMGGGDVKYHIGATGEYRSPKGQVIGLHLASNPSHLEAVDPVVLGRARAKQERIGKGGKAAVLPLIIHGDAAFAGQGILAESLNMATLHGYNVGGTIHVIVNNLLGFTAIPEESNSTRFSSDIAKRLPIPIFHVNAEDPDAVVRVAAIAAEYRAQFHSDVVVDLIGYRRHGHSEVDDPTVTQPRRYAVIKDHPPLFQLYAQQIGVDPASEVQQVQQEFLDDQKTATKAEHVPLLRTMPDYWNPYHGGELRPEDENVKTGLPSERINELVQAITKYPSDFHIHPKVKKLFEQRVEMGTGSKPFDYGTAELVAYASLLEAGTLVRLTGQDSQRGTFNQRHSVMVDTETEVKYSPLAHLSKDQARFEVFNSLLSEAAVLGFEYGFARDYPEALVLWEAQFGDFANGAQVIIDQFIASSEMKWGLLSGITMLLPHGYEGQGPEHSSARLERYLQLAANDNMQICQPSTAAQHFHLLRRQVMRSWRKPLIVFTPKSMLRHPDASSSLADFAKDRFQNVLPDNEVVNPRRLLVCSGKVGHNLRMERAKRKDMGVGIIFVEQLYPWPEAELQAALDQHPGAEEIVWVQEEPANMGPLFYVMPLLRRLAGDRAVLSVKRSPSATPATGSAKAHDMEEKTLIDLAFGA from the coding sequence ATGGCCACCAAGGCAGGGGTAGTGACCCCACCACCGGCTTCGGCAGTAGAACCGCAAGATCGTGAAACAGTTTTCGATATCTTCCGTCGTTGGGGATATCTTCAAGCTTCGCTCGACCCTCTCGGTCAATACCTCCCCCCCGAACCCTTTCCAACTCCTGCTCCTGAAGGCGAAGCCGCTGCAACAGCACGCGGTTTTTATTGCGGCACCATCGCTGCCGAGTTCATGCACATTCCGAGCCCGGAGCAGCGGCAGTGGCTGCAGGAGCGCATGGAGCAGACGCCTCCCGCTGCCGATCAGAAGCTGATCCTCACGCAACTGATTCGCGCCGAGATCTTCGAGCAGGTGATTCAGTCGCGGTATCTGGGAACGAAGCGCTTCTCGCTCGAAGGGCTCACCGCTCTGATTCCCTTCCTCGACCGCGTGCTCGCCGTCAGCGCAGATCTTGGCGTTAGTAAGAGTGTGATGGGCATGAGCCATCGCGGACGCCTGAACGTGATGACCAACACCATCGGTCGCAAGGCTGCCGAGATCTTCACCAAGTTCGAAGACGTCGATCCGCGCAGCACGATGGGCGGCGGCGACGTGAAGTACCACATCGGCGCGACTGGCGAGTACCGCTCTCCCAAGGGCCAGGTGATTGGTCTGCATCTCGCGTCGAACCCAAGCCATCTTGAAGCAGTCGATCCCGTCGTTCTGGGACGCGCGCGCGCCAAGCAGGAGCGCATCGGCAAGGGCGGAAAAGCAGCCGTGCTTCCGCTAATCATTCACGGCGACGCGGCCTTCGCCGGACAGGGCATTCTTGCCGAGTCGCTGAACATGGCGACGCTGCACGGCTATAACGTCGGCGGCACGATCCACGTGATCGTCAACAACCTGCTGGGATTCACCGCGATTCCCGAAGAGTCGAACTCGACGCGCTTCTCTTCCGACATCGCGAAGCGTCTGCCGATTCCGATCTTCCATGTGAACGCGGAAGACCCGGATGCTGTAGTCAGAGTCGCTGCGATTGCCGCGGAGTATCGCGCACAGTTTCACTCCGATGTTGTGGTCGACCTGATCGGCTATCGCCGCCATGGTCATAGCGAGGTAGACGATCCGACGGTGACGCAGCCGCGTCGTTACGCCGTGATCAAAGACCATCCTCCTCTGTTCCAGCTCTATGCGCAGCAGATCGGTGTCGATCCTGCGAGCGAAGTGCAGCAGGTGCAGCAGGAGTTTCTCGACGACCAGAAGACCGCCACCAAGGCCGAGCATGTGCCGCTGCTACGTACCATGCCCGACTACTGGAACCCTTATCACGGCGGCGAACTGCGGCCGGAGGACGAGAATGTCAAGACCGGTCTGCCGAGCGAGCGCATCAACGAGCTGGTGCAGGCGATCACAAAGTATCCAAGCGACTTCCATATTCACCCCAAGGTGAAGAAGCTGTTTGAGCAGCGCGTAGAGATGGGCACGGGTTCAAAGCCCTTCGACTACGGCACTGCTGAGCTGGTGGCTTATGCTTCGCTGCTTGAGGCAGGCACGCTGGTGCGATTAACCGGGCAAGACTCGCAGCGCGGCACGTTCAACCAACGCCACTCGGTGATGGTCGATACGGAGACCGAGGTGAAGTATTCTCCGCTGGCCCACCTGAGCAAAGACCAGGCGCGGTTCGAAGTCTTCAACTCGCTGTTGTCTGAAGCGGCTGTGCTCGGCTTCGAGTACGGTTTCGCTCGCGACTATCCCGAGGCGCTGGTGCTTTGGGAGGCGCAGTTCGGCGACTTTGCCAACGGCGCGCAAGTCATCATCGACCAGTTCATCGCGTCGAGCGAGATGAAGTGGGGTCTGCTGTCGGGCATTACGATGCTGCTGCCACACGGCTACGAGGGACAGGGGCCGGAGCACTCGAGCGCAAGGCTGGAGCGCTATCTGCAACTGGCCGCGAACGACAACATGCAGATCTGCCAGCCGTCGACGGCAGCGCAGCACTTCCATCTGCTGCGACGGCAGGTGATGCGGTCGTGGCGTAAGCCGCTGATCGTCTTTACCCCGAAGAGCATGTTGCGGCATCCGGATGCATCGTCGTCATTGGCCGACTTCGCCAAGGATCGCTTCCAGAATGTGCTGCCTGACAACGAGGTAGTGAATCCGCGACGGCTGCTGGTCTGCAGCGGCAAGGTAGGACACAATCTGCGTATGGAGCGGGCGAAGCGCAAGGACATGGGCGTCGGCATCATCTTTGTCGAACAGCTTTATCCCTGGCCAGAGGCAGAGTTGCAGGCCGCGCTCGACCAGCATCCCGGAGCCGAGGAGATCGTCTGGGTGCAGGAGGAGCCGGCGAACATGGGCCCACTGTTCTATGTGATGCCGCTGCTGCGGCGTCTTGCTGGCGACCGTGCCGTGCTGAGCGTGAAGCGCAGTCCGAGTGCAACACCTGCCACCGGATCGGCCAAGGCTCATGACATGGAAGAGAAGACCCTGATCGATCTTGCCTTCGGAGCTTAG
- a CDS encoding UxaA family hydrolase, translating into MPKMLILGNSDDVAVALNPVDANTFIPELKITALADIPAGHKIALRTVAIGQPVRKFNQIIGFAPKPIAVGEHVHTHNLVTGNFERDYSIGTEAHPTELLDPVQAATFQGIVRADGRVGTRNYVGVLTTVNCSATVARRIAAHFTPEVLSAYPNVDGVVAITHGTGCGMAEHGEPADLLRRVFAGYATHPNFAAVLLLGLGCETNQIDSLIPLTGSSSDLRTSTIQEEGGTATAIRNGIATVREMLEQANRVSRSTVPASNLMVGLQCGGSDAYSGISANPALGAAVDLLVQNGGTAILSETPEIYGAEHLLTRRSASPEVAARLIERIHWWEEYTARHKGSIDNNPQPGNKTGGLTTILEKSLGAISKGGTTNLVEVYRYAEPIDKKGLVFMDSPGFDPVSATGQVASGANLLCFTTGRGSVFGCKPTPSIKLASNTPLYNRMADDMDINCGTIVDGEQTVQEAGAKIFQEMLAVASGKQTRSEELGFGEEEFQPWLQSATL; encoded by the coding sequence ATGCCCAAAATGCTCATCCTCGGCAACTCGGACGACGTAGCCGTCGCCCTCAATCCGGTAGACGCCAATACCTTCATTCCCGAGTTGAAGATTACAGCACTCGCTGACATTCCCGCCGGCCACAAGATTGCCCTGCGCACCGTCGCTATTGGGCAACCTGTCCGCAAGTTCAACCAGATCATAGGCTTTGCACCCAAACCTATCGCCGTGGGCGAGCATGTTCACACCCACAACCTTGTTACTGGAAACTTCGAGCGCGACTACTCTATCGGAACCGAGGCTCACCCAACCGAGCTTCTCGACCCTGTTCAGGCAGCTACCTTCCAAGGGATCGTCCGCGCCGATGGCCGCGTCGGTACACGGAACTATGTCGGTGTTCTGACGACCGTTAACTGCTCGGCCACAGTCGCCCGTCGCATCGCCGCCCACTTTACCCCTGAGGTTCTTAGTGCCTACCCGAACGTCGACGGCGTAGTTGCCATCACCCACGGAACCGGCTGCGGCATGGCCGAACACGGCGAGCCGGCAGACCTGCTACGGCGCGTCTTTGCAGGCTACGCAACTCATCCCAACTTTGCTGCCGTCCTTCTGCTGGGCCTCGGTTGCGAAACCAATCAGATCGACAGCCTGATACCTCTGACCGGAAGTTCCTCCGATCTGCGCACCAGCACCATTCAGGAAGAGGGCGGTACCGCTACGGCGATCCGCAATGGAATTGCTACGGTCAGGGAGATGCTGGAGCAGGCCAATCGTGTAAGCCGCAGCACCGTCCCGGCTTCAAACCTGATGGTGGGCCTGCAGTGCGGCGGCTCTGACGCCTATTCCGGCATCAGCGCCAACCCCGCCCTGGGAGCCGCGGTCGATCTTCTCGTTCAGAACGGAGGCACGGCCATTCTCTCTGAGACACCGGAGATCTATGGGGCGGAGCACCTGCTGACTCGCCGCTCGGCCAGCCCTGAAGTCGCTGCGCGGCTGATCGAGCGCATCCATTGGTGGGAGGAGTACACCGCTCGGCACAAGGGCTCGATCGACAACAATCCTCAGCCCGGCAACAAGACCGGCGGCCTGACGACGATCCTCGAAAAGTCGCTGGGAGCGATATCGAAGGGCGGGACGACAAACCTGGTCGAGGTCTACCGCTACGCTGAACCGATTGATAAAAAGGGCCTTGTCTTCATGGATTCGCCCGGATTCGACCCGGTCTCGGCCACGGGACAGGTCGCGAGCGGAGCCAACCTTCTGTGCTTCACAACCGGTCGCGGCTCGGTCTTCGGCTGCAAGCCGACGCCATCGATCAAGCTGGCCTCAAACACCCCTCTTTACAACAGGATGGCCGACGATATGGACATCAACTGCGGCACTATCGTCGACGGCGAGCAGACGGTACAGGAGGCGGGAGCAAAGATTTTTCAGGAGATGTTGGCCGTGGCCTCGGGCAAGCAGACGAGAAGCGAAGAGCTGGGTTTTGGCGAAGAGGAGTTCCAACCCTGGTTACAGAGTGCAACTTTGTAG
- a CDS encoding MFS transporter, with the protein MPLETPNTGPATSAVPPTPSGFAPLRIPLFRDRWIASTISSVGTWMQDTAGTWFMTSLTTSPLLIALMQTAASLPVLILGLLAGATADIFDRRKLLIFWQAWMLGSVSILAVLTFLGYVSPWTLLALTFMLNIGSAMNNPAWQAIIPELVPRELIPDTVSLNSASNNLARAVGPALGGLMVAAFKRIDSGAGSVFLLNAASYAAVIWVLVNWKRIPLFKSTLPSERIAASIRSGLRYVRYSPELRSSLVRTFTFTFFLSAIWALLAVVASHVLHQGALGYGILNGSLGVGALVGATSLPRIRRRFSADRIIAAATLYNVVTLLILAFAHIPWLIIIALILSGFAWTSTLSTLNTSVQLAVPAWVQARALGTYLMTFQGGMALGSVLWGALAEHTSTPISLATAAAGLVITLPIVSRFHILQGPVPDHTPYQWKRPAPQPLPALESEPADDLNFAGPVRISVEYTVPAENYAEFTHAIHQLRGVRLRDGALRWGIYREATNPEHLNETFVMESWLDYLRSRERVTAADEAIRERVRALHRGPEPPRTTHQIYAKEITHPNP; encoded by the coding sequence ATGCCATTGGAGACCCCCAACACCGGCCCGGCGACATCGGCAGTTCCACCAACGCCAAGCGGCTTCGCGCCGCTGCGCATTCCGCTCTTCCGCGATCGCTGGATCGCCAGCACCATCTCCTCCGTCGGCACATGGATGCAGGACACCGCGGGCACGTGGTTCATGACCTCGCTCACCACATCTCCTCTGCTCATCGCCCTGATGCAGACCGCGGCCAGCCTTCCCGTTCTCATCCTAGGTCTGCTCGCCGGTGCCACCGCCGACATCTTCGACCGCCGCAAGCTGCTCATCTTCTGGCAGGCATGGATGCTCGGCTCCGTCAGCATCCTCGCCGTGCTCACCTTTCTCGGCTATGTCTCGCCGTGGACGCTGCTCGCGCTCACCTTCATGCTCAACATCGGCTCTGCCATGAACAACCCCGCATGGCAGGCCATCATTCCCGAGCTTGTTCCGCGCGAGCTGATCCCCGATACCGTCTCCCTCAACTCCGCCAGCAACAATCTCGCACGCGCCGTCGGCCCCGCTCTCGGCGGCTTGATGGTCGCAGCCTTCAAGCGCATCGACAGCGGCGCAGGTTCCGTCTTCCTGCTCAACGCCGCTTCTTACGCCGCCGTCATCTGGGTGCTGGTCAACTGGAAGCGCATCCCACTCTTCAAATCCACCCTCCCCTCAGAGCGCATCGCCGCCTCCATCCGCTCCGGTCTACGCTACGTCCGCTACTCGCCCGAGCTTCGCTCCTCGCTCGTCCGCACCTTTACCTTCACCTTCTTCCTCTCTGCCATCTGGGCGCTGCTCGCGGTCGTCGCCAGCCACGTCCTCCATCAGGGAGCGCTCGGCTACGGCATCCTCAACGGCTCGCTCGGCGTAGGCGCGCTCGTCGGAGCCACCTCGCTCCCTCGCATCCGCCGCCGCTTCTCCGCCGACCGCATCATCGCCGCCGCTACGCTCTACAACGTCGTCACGCTGCTCATCCTTGCCTTCGCGCACATCCCCTGGCTCATCATCATTGCCCTCATCCTCTCGGGCTTCGCATGGACCAGCACTCTCTCCACGCTGAACACCTCAGTCCAGCTCGCCGTTCCTGCATGGGTGCAGGCACGCGCTCTCGGCACGTATCTCATGACCTTCCAGGGCGGCATGGCGCTCGGCTCCGTCCTCTGGGGAGCGCTTGCCGAACACACCTCCACTCCCATCTCGCTCGCCACAGCCGCCGCCGGACTCGTCATCACGCTTCCCATCGTCAGCCGCTTCCACATCCTGCAAGGCCCTGTCCCCGATCACACACCGTACCAGTGGAAGCGTCCCGCGCCGCAGCCTCTTCCCGCACTCGAGTCCGAGCCGGCCGACGACCTCAACTTCGCAGGCCCAGTGCGCATCTCGGTCGAATACACCGTCCCCGCAGAGAACTACGCCGAGTTCACCCACGCCATCCACCAACTGCGCGGCGTCCGTCTCCGCGACGGTGCGCTGCGCTGGGGCATCTACCGCGAAGCCACCAACCCCGAGCATCTCAACGAGACCTTCGTCATGGAGTCATGGCTCGACTACCTCCGCTCCCGCGAGCGCGTCACCGCCGCTGACGAGGCCATCCGCGAGCGCGTCCGCGCCCTACACCGCGGCCCCGAACCGCCCCGCACCACCCACCAGATCTACGCCAAAGAGATCACCCATCCCAACCCATAA
- a CDS encoding PEP-CTERM sorting domain-containing protein gives MRILKLLTLAAVIAVPLAMHASSLTYTDTFTGSGSVGGVDFNNAVVTFTATADPSSLINEGGGIFALSPSTPVAFSIAGGASGVFTDSLQLFVNQSSDIAGLGDNTNDFALLYTSNPAFAAYELGAIGATSGSSIFNNFATDLGEAVYGTNKGGLDLTAAGTSTFSAVAASQVPEPSSLVLLGTGALGALGVVRRKFFV, from the coding sequence ATGCGCATTCTTAAACTTTTGACTCTTGCGGCTGTGATTGCTGTTCCGCTTGCGATGCATGCCTCGTCGCTTACCTACACCGATACGTTTACCGGCAGCGGCAGCGTGGGTGGTGTCGATTTCAATAACGCCGTGGTGACGTTTACTGCAACGGCTGATCCTTCGAGCCTGATCAATGAGGGTGGCGGCATCTTTGCGCTTTCGCCTTCGACTCCGGTGGCGTTCAGCATCGCTGGTGGAGCGAGTGGTGTGTTCACGGACAGCCTGCAACTCTTCGTCAATCAGTCGAGCGACATTGCCGGGCTGGGGGATAACACGAATGACTTCGCGCTGCTCTACACGTCGAATCCGGCGTTTGCGGCTTATGAGCTGGGCGCGATTGGCGCGACCTCGGGTTCGTCTATCTTCAACAACTTCGCCACCGATCTGGGCGAGGCTGTTTATGGAACGAACAAGGGTGGCCTGGATCTGACGGCTGCTGGAACGTCTACGTTCTCGGCTGTGGCTGCGTCGCAGGTTCCTGAGCCCTCTTCACTGGTGCTGCTGGGTACGGGCGCGCTGGGTGCTTTAGGTGTGGTGCGGCGGAAGTTTTTTGTGTAG
- a CDS encoding TonB-dependent receptor has product MYHFITKKLPLVVTILTISLAISAHAQIVGGTISGTVTDSTGAALANAKVLVHNDETGNERNLTTASDGRYSAPSIPVGTYTISAELAGFSPAHRIGIPLTVGQSKQIDLTLSLDSVAQQVTVQDAPSVVNTSTQETSGLVDERQIKQLPLNGRSYDQLITLNPGVVNYTGQRSGTIGTSNSSVGNMFAISGRRPQDNLFLLNGIEYTGASLINVTPGGTSGQLLGVDAVREFNVVSDTYSSSYGKRQGAQISIVTASGTNKLHGSAYEFIRNSALDARNYFDQATIPEFQRNNFGGSLGGPIKKDKLLLFANYEGYRQNLGLSDVTLVPDNASRAAAVASVKPLLALWPVANGPELGSGIAEAFSNPMQHIREDFGTTRFDYNISPKDLFFSVYTIDDSTANTPTQNPLSLINESLREQVLSAQEQHVFSPQLLNTARFGFSRASFFFLGSTPVDVPGWVEGKPIGAIVIAGSTASNGSSQITGAGGNVGSDNTTTRNLFTFDDHIFWTHGRHQIEAGGWIQRLQSNDNLAQNQYGQASFASLATFLQGTVKTFTVVPAPTELGWRSFMGAGYIEDTIHFTPRLEVRAGFRFESTNGFNEAQGRASNYAFTPGGPGGLAVINTTPTVGSSALTTNRARFLPEPRVGLAWDVLGNGKTSVRAGFGIHRSLLDNLDYRLDQSAPYNTTLSLSNVPVSSLNITANTKPSASSLVSPSNVQTDIYTPTVLSWNLRVEQQLAPNTSLTVGYVGSHGYHQILSADLNEPVTTLVNGTIYYPTTTKANPLVANTTSWISGGISNYNALEADLHRSFANGFQIRGNYTWSKNLDNGSAWNTSVSANTPAFTMYPANPNLDYGPSASDIRNLASINGTYDLPFGADHRFGANFNGLTNRAISGWTLSAIAAIQSGFPFSPQLGYNPTGSGDTRNPVRPNINPNFHGNLYPHTPTQFFNAAAFSAPAYGTFGNLGRDTLVGPGLANLDLSLHKSTQLGEHVHAQFRAEFFNILNHTNFATPNEVVFSSGPTQGTLANQTAAVVASPTAGVITATATSSRQIQFGLKLLF; this is encoded by the coding sequence ATGTATCACTTCATCACTAAAAAACTCCCCCTCGTCGTCACAATCCTGACGATCTCTCTCGCTATCTCCGCGCACGCGCAGATCGTCGGCGGCACCATCTCCGGCACTGTTACCGATTCGACTGGCGCCGCCCTGGCCAACGCAAAAGTCCTCGTCCATAACGACGAAACCGGCAACGAGCGCAACCTCACCACCGCATCCGACGGCCGCTACTCCGCGCCCTCCATCCCCGTAGGCACCTACACCATCAGCGCAGAGCTCGCGGGCTTCAGCCCCGCGCACCGCATCGGCATCCCGCTCACCGTAGGCCAGAGCAAGCAGATCGACCTCACTCTCTCGCTCGATTCGGTGGCGCAGCAGGTCACGGTGCAGGACGCGCCCTCCGTCGTCAACACCTCGACGCAGGAGACCTCCGGTCTGGTCGACGAACGCCAGATCAAGCAGCTTCCCCTCAACGGCCGCAGCTACGACCAGCTCATCACCCTCAACCCCGGCGTCGTCAACTACACCGGCCAGCGCTCCGGCACCATCGGCACTTCAAATTCTTCGGTTGGCAATATGTTTGCCATCTCCGGCCGCCGCCCACAAGACAATCTCTTTCTGCTCAACGGCATCGAGTACACCGGAGCCTCGCTCATCAACGTCACTCCCGGCGGCACCAGCGGCCAGCTCCTCGGCGTCGACGCCGTGCGCGAGTTCAACGTCGTCAGCGACACCTACTCCTCCAGCTACGGCAAGCGCCAAGGCGCGCAGATCTCAATCGTAACCGCATCAGGCACAAATAAACTGCACGGCTCCGCCTACGAGTTCATCCGCAACTCCGCCCTCGACGCCCGCAACTACTTCGACCAGGCCACCATCCCCGAGTTCCAGCGCAACAACTTCGGCGGCTCGCTCGGCGGCCCCATCAAGAAGGACAAGCTCCTCCTCTTCGCCAACTACGAAGGCTACCGCCAGAACCTCGGCCTCTCCGACGTCACCCTCGTTCCCGACAACGCCAGCCGCGCCGCCGCTGTAGCCAGCGTCAAACCGCTGCTCGCACTGTGGCCCGTAGCCAACGGCCCCGAGCTGGGTAGCGGCATCGCCGAAGCCTTCTCCAACCCCATGCAGCACATCCGCGAAGACTTCGGCACCACACGCTTCGACTACAACATCAGCCCTAAAGATCTCTTCTTCAGCGTCTACACCATCGACGACTCTACCGCCAACACGCCCACGCAAAATCCGCTCTCTCTCATCAACGAGAGCCTCCGCGAACAGGTCCTGAGCGCGCAGGAGCAGCACGTCTTCTCGCCGCAACTTCTCAACACCGCGCGCTTCGGCTTCTCCCGCGCATCCTTCTTCTTCCTCGGCTCGACACCGGTTGATGTTCCCGGCTGGGTCGAAGGCAAGCCCATCGGAGCCATCGTCATCGCAGGCAGCACCGCCTCCAACGGCTCATCGCAGATCACCGGAGCAGGCGGCAACGTAGGTTCCGACAACACCACCACGCGCAACCTCTTCACCTTCGACGACCACATCTTCTGGACCCACGGTCGCCACCAGATCGAAGCCGGTGGCTGGATTCAGCGTCTGCAATCGAACGACAACCTCGCCCAGAACCAGTACGGTCAGGCCTCCTTCGCCTCGCTCGCAACCTTCCTCCAGGGCACCGTCAAAACCTTCACCGTAGTTCCCGCGCCGACTGAATTGGGCTGGCGCTCTTTCATGGGCGCAGGCTACATCGAAGACACCATCCACTTCACGCCGCGCCTTGAGGTCCGCGCAGGCTTCCGCTTCGAGTCCACCAACGGCTTCAACGAAGCACAGGGCCGCGCCTCCAACTACGCCTTCACCCCCGGAGGCCCTGGTGGATTAGCCGTCATCAACACCACGCCAACTGTAGGCAGCTCCGCCCTCACCACCAACCGCGCCAGGTTCCTCCCCGAGCCTCGCGTCGGCCTCGCATGGGACGTCCTCGGCAACGGCAAGACCTCTGTCCGCGCAGGCTTCGGCATCCACCGCTCTCTGCTCGATAACCTCGACTACCGCCTCGACCAGTCCGCCCCGTACAACACCACGCTCTCGCTCTCGAACGTTCCCGTTTCCAGCCTCAACATCACCGCCAACACCAAGCCATCGGCCAGCTCTCTCGTCTCTCCCTCCAACGTTCAGACCGACATCTACACTCCAACGGTCCTTAGCTGGAACCTCCGCGTCGAGCAGCAGCTCGCACCCAACACCTCGCTCACCGTCGGCTACGTAGGCTCGCACGGCTACCATCAAATCCTCTCCGCCGACCTAAACGAACCCGTCACTACTCTCGTCAACGGAACCATCTACTATCCGACAACCACCAAGGCCAACCCGCTCGTAGCCAACACCACCTCGTGGATCTCCGGAGGCATCAGCAACTACAACGCCCTCGAAGCCGACCTGCACCGCAGCTTCGCCAACGGCTTCCAGATCCGCGGCAACTACACCTGGTCGAAGAACCTCGACAACGGCTCCGCGTGGAACACCAGCGTCAGCGCCAACACGCCCGCCTTCACCATGTATCCCGCCAACCCCAACCTCGACTACGGCCCGTCCGCCAGCGACATCCGCAACCTCGCCTCCATCAACGGTACCTACGATCTGCCCTTCGGCGCAGACCACCGCTTCGGCGCGAACTTCAACGGCCTCACCAACCGCGCCATCAGCGGCTGGACGCTTAGCGCCATCGCAGCCATCCAGTCCGGCTTCCCCTTCTCGCCGCAGCTCGGCTACAACCCCACCGGTAGCGGAGACACCCGCAACCCCGTCCGCCCCAACATCAACCCCAACTTCCACGGCAACCTCTACCCGCATACGCCGACGCAGTTCTTCAACGCCGCCGCCTTCAGCGCACCGGCCTATGGAACCTTCGGCAACCTCGGCCGCGACACGCTCGTCGGCCCCGGCTTGGCTAATCTCGACCTATCGCTACACAAATCCACCCAACTCGGCGAACACGTTCACGCACAATTCCGCGCCGAGTTCTTCAACATCCTCAACCACACCAACTTCGCCACACCCAACGAGGTCGTCTTCTCCTCCGGACCCACGCAGGGAACGTTGGCCAACCAGACCGCAGCCGTTGTCGCCAGCCCCACCGCCGGCGTCATCACCGCAACCGCAACCAGCTCGCGACAAATCCAATTCGGCTTGAAGCTCCTCTTCTAA